A part of Gramella sp. MAR_2010_147 genomic DNA contains:
- the hisS gene encoding histidine--tRNA ligase translates to MAQKPSIPKGTRDFSPEEVAKRNYIFNTIQSQFKRFGFQPIETPSFENSSTLMGKYGDEGDRLIFKILNSGDFLKKADAKALENNDSTRLTSSISEKALRYDLTVPFARYVVQHQNEIDFPFKRYQIQPVWRADRPQKGRFREFFQCDADVVGSKSLWQEVEFVQLYDSVFSKLGLEGVTIKINNRKVLSGFAEVIGEQDKLIDFTVALDKLDKIGEEGVKKEMREKGISEEALHKIQPIFNLKGNFAEKIEGLKSILKGSEIGQQGIEELQFIENAIKEMPLNTAKLDLDVTLARGLNYYTGAIYEVAAPEDVKMGSIGGGGRYDDLTGIFGLKDMSGIGISFGLDRIYLVLEELGLFPATVTQNTKVLFINFGEKEALYAMKTVKELRAKNITAELYPDSVKMGKQMKYADKRDIPYTVLAGEEEMNSQKFTLKHMKSGEQSNLDLNELMEALK, encoded by the coding sequence ATGGCACAAAAACCATCTATACCAAAAGGTACCAGAGATTTTTCACCCGAAGAAGTCGCAAAGAGAAATTATATTTTTAATACTATTCAGTCGCAGTTTAAGCGGTTTGGTTTTCAGCCAATTGAAACTCCAAGTTTTGAGAATTCTTCTACTCTTATGGGGAAATATGGAGATGAAGGTGATAGGCTGATCTTTAAAATTTTGAATTCAGGAGATTTTTTAAAGAAAGCTGATGCGAAAGCTCTGGAGAATAATGATAGTACAAGGCTTACGTCTTCTATTAGCGAAAAAGCCTTGCGTTATGATCTTACCGTTCCGTTTGCGAGATATGTGGTACAACATCAGAATGAGATCGATTTTCCTTTTAAAAGATACCAGATTCAACCGGTTTGGAGAGCAGATCGTCCACAAAAAGGAAGGTTTAGAGAGTTCTTTCAGTGTGATGCAGATGTTGTAGGGAGCAAGAGTTTATGGCAGGAAGTTGAGTTCGTTCAGTTGTATGACTCAGTTTTTAGCAAACTGGGACTGGAAGGCGTAACGATCAAGATCAATAATAGAAAAGTACTTTCCGGTTTTGCTGAAGTGATCGGTGAGCAGGATAAGCTCATAGATTTTACGGTTGCCCTTGATAAGCTTGACAAAATAGGCGAGGAGGGAGTAAAAAAGGAAATGCGCGAAAAAGGTATTTCTGAAGAGGCTTTGCATAAAATTCAGCCAATATTTAACCTGAAGGGAAATTTTGCTGAAAAGATTGAGGGTTTAAAATCTATATTGAAGGGATCAGAAATCGGCCAGCAAGGAATAGAGGAATTGCAATTTATAGAGAACGCAATTAAGGAGATGCCGCTGAATACTGCGAAACTTGATCTGGATGTTACCCTGGCTCGTGGTCTTAACTATTATACAGGAGCGATCTATGAGGTAGCTGCGCCCGAAGATGTAAAGATGGGATCTATTGGTGGCGGTGGCCGTTATGATGATCTTACCGGTATATTTGGACTAAAAGATATGAGTGGTATAGGAATTTCCTTTGGATTGGATAGAATCTATCTTGTGTTAGAAGAACTTGGTCTTTTTCCAGCTACTGTAACCCAGAATACAAAAGTGTTGTTCATCAATTTTGGAGAGAAAGAAGCTTTATATGCGATGAAAACAGTAAAAGAACTTCGGGCTAAAAATATTACAGCAGAACTTTACCCTGATTCCGTTAAAATGGGAAAACAAATGAAGTATGCTGATAAAAGGGATATTCCATACACCGTTCTGGCAGGAGAAGAAGAGATGAATTCTCAAAAATTCACACTCAAGCATATGAAATCTGGGGAGCAATCTAATCTGGATCTCAACGAACTTATGGAAGCCTTAAAATAA
- a CDS encoding ABC transporter permease, whose product MFSLFRENIRIALNSIKNQSLRTILTVLIIAIGITALVGILSAVAALENTISKDFASMGSNTFNLQRYEFRTQSFGNEERKVNPIISYREVKAFKDNFEYPYTETAISFTGTGSAEIKYENEKTDPEIAVLGVNEYYLENSGLKVEDGREFNVFDIENNNNVAVIGSDFKDGIFKGFDPVNRTISVRGAKFKVIGVLESKGSTFGNNQDLRVFIPIQHARSLFSQPNINYSLSVKVEDKELLDAAMDEAIITFRNIRGLSPKEENNFGLERSDDLINRILSITGALNIAAWIISIITIFGSSIALMNIMLVTVTERTREIGVRKALGAKKNTIATQFFLETLVIGQIGGLLGILLGIGIGYAVATSLDFAFTTPWKAMFWATGITILVAILAGSYPAAKAAKQDPIESLRYE is encoded by the coding sequence ATGTTTTCACTCTTTCGGGAAAATATAAGGATCGCCCTTAATTCCATTAAAAATCAATCACTAAGAACAATCCTTACCGTTCTTATTATCGCTATTGGAATTACAGCGCTTGTAGGGATTTTAAGTGCTGTAGCAGCGCTTGAAAACACCATTAGCAAAGATTTTGCTTCCATGGGTTCCAATACATTTAACTTACAGCGATATGAATTTAGAACTCAAAGTTTTGGAAATGAAGAAAGAAAGGTAAATCCTATTATTAGTTATCGTGAGGTAAAAGCATTTAAAGATAACTTTGAATATCCCTATACAGAAACGGCCATTTCATTCACTGGAACTGGATCCGCCGAAATTAAATATGAAAATGAAAAGACCGATCCGGAAATTGCTGTCCTGGGAGTAAATGAATATTATCTGGAAAATTCCGGCTTAAAAGTGGAAGATGGCAGGGAATTTAATGTTTTTGATATAGAGAATAATAATAACGTGGCAGTAATTGGTTCAGACTTTAAGGATGGTATTTTTAAAGGATTTGACCCTGTAAACCGTACGATAAGCGTACGCGGAGCGAAGTTTAAGGTGATTGGAGTATTGGAATCTAAAGGAAGTACCTTTGGAAATAACCAGGATCTTCGAGTTTTTATTCCCATTCAGCATGCACGCTCACTTTTCTCCCAGCCGAATATCAATTATAGCTTAAGTGTAAAAGTAGAAGATAAGGAACTACTTGATGCTGCGATGGATGAAGCAATTATTACTTTTAGAAATATAAGAGGCTTAAGTCCAAAAGAAGAAAATAATTTTGGTCTTGAAAGAAGCGATGATCTTATTAATCGAATCCTTTCTATTACAGGTGCACTGAATATAGCAGCCTGGATCATTTCTATTATCACCATTTTCGGTTCCTCGATAGCTTTAATGAATATCATGCTGGTAACTGTAACCGAAAGAACACGGGAAATTGGTGTCCGTAAGGCTTTAGGTGCCAAGAAAAATACTATTGCAACTCAGTTCTTTTTAGAAACCCTCGTAATTGGGCAAATTGGCGGCTTATTAGGGATACTTCTGGGGATAGGGATAGGCTATGCAGTAGCCACTTCTCTGGATTTTGCATTTACCACTCCCTGGAAAGCTATGTTCTGGGCTACAGGGATTACTATTTTGGTAGCTATTCTAGCAGGAAGTTATCCTGCAGCCAAGGCGGCCAAGCAGGATCCTATAGAGTCACTGAGATATGAATAA
- a CDS encoding DUF6495 family protein translates to MKYARLTKEQFEEMHQEFINFLATQSITADEWEKIKKDKPEAAEEELDIFSDLIWEGVLNKVEYLEHFSPNQIFLFRITEATIELIAIKVENEAIDITTREGYQWLQTNLMDDTVNIYTSTRVISDDRNKDIFALIKQGANITKGELYGYFLDVVQG, encoded by the coding sequence ATGAAATACGCAAGATTAACCAAGGAGCAGTTTGAAGAAATGCATCAGGAATTTATTAATTTTCTGGCAACGCAATCTATTACCGCAGATGAGTGGGAAAAAATAAAAAAAGACAAACCCGAAGCTGCGGAAGAAGAACTAGATATTTTCAGCGATCTTATTTGGGAAGGTGTTTTAAATAAGGTTGAATATCTGGAACATTTTTCACCAAACCAGATATTTTTATTTCGTATTACCGAGGCAACTATAGAATTAATAGCGATCAAAGTTGAAAATGAAGCTATAGATATCACTACAAGAGAAGGCTACCAGTGGCTACAGACCAACCTGATGGACGATACCGTGAACATCTATACTTCTACCAGAGTTATTAGTGATGATAGAAATAAGGATATTTTTGCGTTGATCAAGCAGGGAGCTAATATCACAAAAGGTGAACTGTATGGCTATTTTTTGGATGTGGTTCAGGGTTAA
- the rplI gene encoding 50S ribosomal protein L9, with amino-acid sequence MEVILKKDVDNLGFKDDVVAVKNGYGRNYLIPHGFAELATPSARKVLSETLKQRAYKEQKHIDEAKKQAEKLNNLEIKITAKAGAGDKLFGSITNGDLADALAKEGVEIEKKYISIAGGNIKRLGQYDATLRFHREVVSNFSFDVVGEA; translated from the coding sequence ATGGAAGTGATACTTAAAAAAGACGTAGATAATTTAGGTTTTAAAGATGATGTAGTAGCTGTGAAAAATGGTTACGGTAGAAATTATCTTATTCCACATGGTTTTGCTGAACTGGCAACTCCTTCTGCAAGAAAAGTTTTATCTGAAACTTTGAAGCAGCGTGCCTATAAAGAGCAAAAGCATATTGACGAAGCTAAGAAGCAAGCTGAAAAACTTAATAACCTTGAGATAAAGATAACTGCAAAGGCAGGAGCAGGGGATAAGCTTTTTGGATCCATTACAAATGGTGACCTTGCTGACGCTCTTGCTAAAGAAGGTGTAGAGATCGAAAAGAAATATATTAGCATCGCCGGTGGAAACATCAAGCGTTTAGGACAGTATGATGCAACTTTGCGTTTTCACCGTGAAGTAGTTTCTAACTTTTCTTTCGACGTTGTAGGAGAAGCTTAA
- the rpsR gene encoding 30S ribosomal protein S18, with product MATSIEQQAKGKKDGEIRYLTPLNIETTKAKKYCRFKRSGIKYIDYKDPDFLMGFVNEQGKLLPRRLTGTSLKFQRKVATAVKRARHLALMPYVGDLLK from the coding sequence ATGGCAACATCTATTGAACAACAAGCAAAAGGAAAAAAAGACGGAGAGATCAGGTATCTTACTCCTCTTAATATAGAAACTACCAAAGCTAAAAAATACTGTAGATTTAAAAGATCTGGTATTAAGTACATAGATTACAAAGATCCAGATTTCTTAATGGGCTTTGTAAACGAGCAGGGAAAATTATTACCTCGTCGTTTAACAGGTACTTCTTTGAAGTTTCAGAGAAAAGTGGCTACAGCCGTTAAGCGTGCTCGTCATTTAGCATTAATGCCTTACGTAGGTGATTTATTAAAATAA
- the rpsF gene encoding 30S ribosomal protein S6, protein MNNYETVFILNPVLSDQQIKETVKKYEDFLVSKGAKMVAKEDWGLRKLAYAIQHKKSGFYHLFEYEAPGEVIEPLELEFRREERMMRYLTVKLDKHAVAWAEKRRKRNKEKA, encoded by the coding sequence ATGAACAACTATGAAACTGTTTTCATCTTGAATCCCGTTTTATCTGATCAGCAGATAAAGGAGACAGTTAAGAAATACGAAGATTTTCTTGTTTCTAAAGGGGCTAAGATGGTAGCTAAAGAAGATTGGGGCCTAAGAAAACTGGCTTATGCAATCCAACACAAGAAGAGTGGTTTTTATCACTTATTTGAATATGAAGCTCCTGGTGAAGTTATTGAGCCATTAGAGTTGGAATTCAGAAGGGAAGAGCGAATGATGCGTTATCTAACTGTAAAATTAGATAAGCATGCTGTAGCCTGGGCTGAAAAGAGAAGAAAACGTAACAAGGAAAAAGCGTAA
- a CDS encoding LytTR family DNA-binding domain-containing protein produces the protein MEEVLLKCAVVDDSSLQRLSIVKLIKDHPNLKLVAEYNNAIETKNGLLDTETDLIFLDIEMPILSGFELLDNLPNKPQIVFVTGKTKYAFKAFDYDAVDYIHKPVTKERFNNAVNKAVNLYKLKHQTPVPEDDDFIFVKSNLKNRKVFLGKLKYIQALGDYVKFVTEKDNFVVLATMKSFEKQLPNERFLRTHKSYIVNLEKIERYNSKNIEIDKEKLPLSRHKKANLVEALSAIQ, from the coding sequence GTGGAAGAAGTTTTACTTAAATGTGCTGTTGTTGATGATTCGAGCCTGCAAAGGTTATCTATCGTCAAATTAATAAAAGATCATCCTAATTTAAAACTGGTAGCAGAATATAATAATGCTATAGAAACCAAGAATGGCCTGTTGGATACCGAAACCGACCTTATTTTTCTTGATATAGAAATGCCAATCTTATCTGGTTTTGAACTCCTGGATAATCTACCTAACAAGCCACAAATTGTATTCGTAACCGGTAAAACCAAATATGCCTTTAAAGCATTTGATTATGATGCGGTAGATTACATTCACAAACCGGTAACGAAAGAAAGATTTAACAATGCTGTTAATAAAGCTGTGAACCTATATAAGCTGAAACATCAGACTCCGGTTCCAGAAGATGATGACTTTATCTTTGTAAAGAGCAATTTAAAAAATAGAAAAGTATTTCTAGGTAAGCTGAAATATATTCAGGCGCTCGGGGATTATGTAAAGTTTGTCACTGAGAAAGATAACTTTGTAGTTCTTGCTACCATGAAGTCTTTTGAGAAGCAACTTCCTAATGAACGTTTTCTTAGAACACATAAATCCTATATCGTGAATCTTGAGAAGATCGAAAGGTATAACAGTAAGAATATTGAAATCGACAAGGAAAAACTTCCATTAAGCCGTCATAAAAAAGCGAATCTTGTAGAAGCACTAAGCGCGATACAATAG
- the priA gene encoding primosomal protein N' — protein MPYFADLILPLPLEKRFTYSLTQEEAEFIQPGMRIAVQFGKKKIYTGIVAEIHQNPPEVYEAKPIHQILDETPLLTKEQLAFWHWIASYYLCAEGDVMRAALPGAFLLESESIVKLSKDSEIEIEDLNDDEYLVVEALQRQSSMKIQEIEQLLDRKKVLPVINKLVAKNLVVLNQEVYEQFKAKEVRYIKLNPAFEAESEMHQLLDELSRAPKQRELLLSYFSLTARSKKPLKVKELLKESGGTASILKSLIDKNILEDFYEETDRVVFTGEITSHEINLNKSQQVAFQEIKENFKENKVCLLHGVTSSGKTEIYIRLIEEAINNGKQALYLLPEIALTTQLIKRLQNYFGEKVLVYHSKYSVNERVEIYRKVLENTNKGKIVIGARSCIFLPFQDLGLVVVDEEHESTFKQFDPAPRYHARDAAVVLANMFKANIILGSATPSIESYFNAEHNKYSLVELTRRFGNVLMPEVEVVDIKTAHRKKKMTGHFSERLIEEIRESLKEEEQVILFQNRRGFSPILECNTCGHSPQCPNCDVSLTYHSHNNQLRCHYCGYHIAMQHQCMACGSNEVSTKGFGTEQVETELKALFPKSKIARMDQDTTRGKHAYEKIIQAFEAQETNILIGTQMLTKGLDFRKVSLVGIMNADNLLNFPDFRAHERSFQLMLQVAGRSGRTKKRGKVLIQTYNPHHRIIQQVSTGDYSEMYKEQLEDRYQYQYPPYYRLIRLTLKCRDYSKTNEAAEWLARALENVFDRYVLGPEFPPVARIRNEYYKNILIKIPQKQSLGKTKNMVHRILNSFRAIGAYRSVKVVVNVDPQ, from the coding sequence ATGCCCTATTTCGCTGATCTAATTCTGCCTTTACCTCTTGAAAAGCGTTTCACCTATAGTCTTACTCAGGAAGAAGCTGAATTTATTCAGCCGGGAATGCGAATTGCAGTGCAGTTTGGTAAGAAGAAGATCTACACTGGTATTGTTGCGGAAATTCATCAAAATCCACCTGAAGTCTATGAAGCAAAACCTATTCATCAAATACTCGATGAAACGCCATTACTTACAAAGGAACAACTTGCATTTTGGCATTGGATCGCCAGCTACTATCTATGTGCGGAGGGTGATGTAATGCGTGCTGCGCTGCCTGGTGCTTTCCTACTGGAGAGTGAAAGTATCGTGAAGCTCTCGAAAGATTCAGAGATAGAAATAGAAGACCTGAATGATGATGAATACCTTGTTGTAGAAGCTTTGCAGCGACAATCTTCGATGAAGATCCAGGAGATTGAGCAATTACTGGATCGTAAAAAAGTACTGCCGGTTATAAATAAACTGGTTGCTAAAAACCTGGTAGTTTTAAACCAGGAAGTCTACGAACAATTCAAAGCAAAAGAGGTAAGGTATATAAAGTTGAATCCTGCGTTCGAAGCTGAAAGTGAAATGCATCAGCTTTTAGATGAACTTTCAAGGGCTCCTAAACAAAGAGAGTTACTGCTTTCTTACTTTTCTCTAACAGCAAGATCTAAAAAACCTCTTAAGGTTAAAGAATTGCTCAAAGAATCTGGAGGAACAGCTTCAATTCTCAAAAGTTTAATTGATAAAAACATTTTGGAGGATTTTTATGAGGAGACAGACCGGGTTGTTTTTACCGGGGAAATTACTTCTCATGAAATAAATTTGAATAAAAGTCAGCAGGTAGCATTCCAGGAAATAAAAGAGAATTTTAAGGAAAATAAGGTTTGTTTATTACATGGAGTGACATCTTCTGGAAAGACAGAAATCTATATTCGTTTAATAGAAGAAGCAATAAATAATGGCAAACAGGCTTTATACTTACTTCCAGAAATTGCCTTAACTACGCAGTTAATTAAACGGCTTCAAAATTATTTTGGTGAAAAAGTTTTGGTGTATCACAGCAAATACTCGGTGAATGAAAGAGTTGAAATTTATCGCAAGGTGCTGGAAAACACCAATAAAGGGAAGATCGTAATTGGAGCCAGATCCTGCATATTTTTGCCATTTCAGGATTTAGGCCTTGTAGTGGTAGATGAGGAGCATGAATCTACCTTTAAGCAATTTGACCCCGCTCCAAGATATCATGCCAGGGATGCTGCAGTAGTTCTGGCAAATATGTTCAAAGCAAATATCATTCTTGGTTCTGCAACACCATCTATAGAATCGTATTTCAATGCTGAGCATAATAAATATTCTTTAGTTGAATTAACAAGGCGTTTTGGGAATGTTTTGATGCCCGAAGTGGAAGTGGTAGATATTAAAACGGCTCATCGAAAAAAGAAAATGACAGGTCATTTTTCTGAAAGACTTATTGAAGAAATTCGAGAAAGCCTGAAAGAGGAAGAACAGGTAATTCTTTTTCAGAATAGAAGAGGCTTCTCTCCAATTTTAGAATGTAATACCTGTGGACACTCTCCGCAATGTCCTAACTGCGATGTAAGTTTAACCTATCATAGTCATAATAACCAGTTGCGATGCCATTATTGTGGCTATCATATCGCAATGCAGCACCAGTGTATGGCCTGTGGGAGTAATGAAGTCTCTACAAAGGGATTTGGTACTGAGCAGGTGGAAACGGAATTAAAAGCTTTATTTCCGAAGTCAAAGATCGCCAGAATGGATCAGGATACTACCAGAGGCAAGCATGCCTATGAAAAGATTATCCAGGCTTTTGAAGCCCAGGAAACCAATATTCTTATTGGAACCCAAATGCTTACCAAGGGACTGGATTTTAGAAAAGTAAGTCTTGTTGGTATTATGAACGCTGATAATCTTCTTAATTTTCCTGATTTCAGGGCTCACGAGAGAAGTTTTCAGTTAATGCTACAGGTTGCAGGAAGATCTGGGAGAACCAAGAAAAGGGGGAAGGTCCTTATTCAAACCTATAATCCACATCATAGAATTATTCAGCAGGTGTCTACGGGTGATTATAGTGAGATGTATAAGGAGCAATTGGAAGATCGGTATCAATACCAGTATCCGCCTTATTACCGATTAATACGGTTGACGTTAAAATGCAGGGACTACTCAAAAACTAATGAGGCTGCAGAGTGGTTAGCCCGTGCCCTGGAAAATGTTTTTGATCGTTATGTCTTAGGACCAGAATTTCCTCCTGTGGCAAGAATCAGGAATGAATATTACAAGAATATCTTAATTAAGATCCCTCAAAAGCAATCTTTAGGCAAAACTAAAAATATGGTTCACCGTATTCTTAACAGTTTTAGAGCCATAGGCGCATATAGGTCTGTTAAGGTAGTAGTGAATGTAGATCCTCAATAA
- a CDS encoding DUF2147 domain-containing protein: MKIAVYFVFLMSIPFNLQAQEVLGRWENTNKEGKVNSIIEIYEKGDEIYGKVDRILNEEDRNRRCTKCEGDLKNEPVEGMELMKGLKKDGDEYAGGTIVDPKTGKEYRCKIWLDDDNPDVLNVRGYISLFYKTKIWRRAD; this comes from the coding sequence ATGAAAATCGCGGTATATTTTGTCTTTTTAATGAGTATTCCATTCAATTTACAGGCACAGGAAGTGCTGGGTAGATGGGAGAATACAAATAAAGAAGGAAAGGTGAATTCTATTATCGAGATTTATGAGAAAGGCGATGAGATTTACGGGAAAGTAGATAGAATATTGAATGAAGAGGATCGAAATCGTCGCTGTACCAAATGTGAAGGTGATTTAAAGAACGAACCTGTAGAAGGGATGGAATTAATGAAAGGTCTTAAAAAAGATGGAGATGAATATGCAGGAGGAACGATAGTGGATCCTAAAACCGGAAAAGAATATCGCTGTAAAATATGGTTGGATGATGATAATCCTGATGTGTTGAATGTTAGAGGTTATATTTCACTTTTTTACAAAACGAAAATATGGCGTAGAGCCGATTGA
- a CDS encoding chalcone isomerase family protein translates to MKTLVFTIVAFMSIGFVSAQTEVGGVNLPNTETYQSHTLNLNGAGVREKLWIDLYAGGLYLSKKSSNASEIISANQPMSIKLHIVSKLITSEKMMDAVNEGFENSTNGNTKPLSSKIKKFQDFFMEDIKKNDVFDIVFIPDTGVSVYKNDKELGTIDGMDFKKALFGIWLSNKPADDDLKEAMLGK, encoded by the coding sequence ATGAAAACACTAGTCTTTACAATTGTGGCTTTTATGAGCATAGGATTCGTATCTGCTCAAACTGAAGTTGGCGGAGTTAATCTTCCAAATACTGAAACCTATCAAAGTCACACCTTAAATCTTAATGGAGCAGGGGTAAGAGAAAAGTTATGGATAGATCTATATGCAGGCGGACTTTATCTTTCAAAAAAATCTTCAAATGCTTCGGAAATTATTTCGGCAAACCAGCCTATGAGTATTAAACTTCACATCGTTTCTAAGCTTATTACAAGTGAAAAAATGATGGATGCTGTAAATGAAGGTTTTGAAAATTCTACTAATGGAAATACAAAGCCTCTTTCTTCAAAAATCAAAAAATTCCAGGATTTTTTCATGGAAGACATTAAGAAGAATGATGTTTTTGACATAGTTTTTATTCCAGATACAGGAGTTTCAGTATATAAGAATGATAAAGAGTTGGGTACTATAGATGGCATGGATTTCAAAAAAGCGCTTTTTGGAATTTGGTTATCTAATAAGCCTGCAGATGATGACTTGAAAGAAGCCATGCTAGGTAAATAA
- a CDS encoding YihY/virulence factor BrkB family protein, translated as MAPEKAIKSKIEEFSAWWKQKTKKIILPGLEGLSLYNLWIIYWGGIVRGTFSTRASSIAFSFFMAIFPFLLFVLNLIPYITFIDDFQIEFLLFMDTLLPPETSDFFGNIFEDIASTPRGGLLSVAFILSIFLMTNGVNAIFTGFEFSYHTRTNRSIPRQYAVAVGVSLILALLLLISVIGAVYMTYAIDDLSDLGIVNNDGFGASLIQYIGFVILIYTAVAILYYFGTREARQARFFSVGAFFTTVLIMITTVLFSIYITNFSNYNELYGSIGALLILMFYIWLNSNMLLLGFELNASLIKLKKNFK; from the coding sequence ATGGCCCCGGAGAAAGCGATCAAATCTAAAATTGAAGAATTTTCAGCATGGTGGAAGCAAAAGACCAAGAAGATCATTCTACCTGGACTTGAAGGCTTATCGCTTTATAATCTCTGGATCATTTATTGGGGAGGTATCGTTAGGGGAACATTCTCTACCAGGGCAAGTTCAATAGCATTTAGCTTTTTTATGGCGATCTTCCCGTTCTTGTTATTTGTACTTAACCTTATTCCATATATCACTTTTATAGACGATTTTCAAATTGAATTCCTTTTGTTCATGGATACTTTGCTGCCGCCAGAAACTTCAGATTTCTTCGGTAATATTTTTGAAGATATCGCCAGTACGCCGCGAGGCGGCTTACTATCTGTTGCCTTCATCTTATCCATTTTTTTGATGACTAACGGGGTAAATGCGATTTTTACAGGATTTGAATTTAGTTATCACACCAGAACAAATCGTTCAATTCCGCGTCAATACGCTGTGGCTGTGGGAGTTTCGCTTATATTGGCATTGTTGTTGCTAATATCGGTAATAGGTGCAGTGTATATGACTTATGCAATAGACGATCTAAGTGATTTAGGGATCGTAAATAATGATGGGTTTGGAGCGAGTCTTATACAATATATTGGATTTGTAATATTAATTTATACAGCGGTAGCTATTTTATATTATTTTGGAACCCGGGAAGCCAGGCAGGCAAGGTTTTTTTCGGTAGGCGCATTTTTTACCACGGTATTAATTATGATAACCACGGTTTTGTTTAGTATCTATATCACGAACTTTTCAAATTATAATGAGTTGTATGGATCTATAGGAGCCTTATTAATTTTGATGTTCTATATATGGCTTAATTCCAATATGTTGCTTTTAGGTTTTGAATTAAATGCATCCCTGATAAAGCTGAAGAAAAATTTTAAATAA
- the nadC gene encoding carboxylating nicotinate-nucleotide diphosphorylase, which produces MISPEQFEKEIELIIENAIREDVGDGDHSSLACIPSHANGKAKLLVKDRGVLAGVEFAKRVFQYVDKDFKIDVLKEDGDLIKKGDIVFYVEGSSQSILKSERLVLNAMQRMSAIATKTAEFVQKLAGTNTKILDTRKTTPGIRALEKWAVKIGGGENHRFALYDMVMLKDNHIDFAGGITKAIEKTKLYLNEKGLDLKIIVEARNINEIKEILKTEGVYRILIDNFNYEDTRKAVELINGKCLTESSGGITLETARSYAECGVDFISSGALTHSVYNLDLSLKAV; this is translated from the coding sequence ATGATCTCACCGGAACAATTTGAAAAAGAAATTGAATTAATTATTGAGAATGCAATTAGAGAAGATGTAGGTGATGGAGATCACAGTTCCCTCGCATGCATTCCTTCCCATGCAAACGGAAAGGCCAAATTACTTGTGAAAGATAGAGGAGTCCTTGCGGGTGTTGAGTTTGCTAAAAGAGTATTTCAATACGTTGACAAAGATTTTAAGATAGATGTTTTAAAGGAAGATGGCGATTTGATTAAGAAAGGTGACATTGTTTTTTATGTGGAAGGCTCTTCGCAATCTATCCTAAAATCTGAAAGGCTGGTATTAAATGCAATGCAACGTATGAGCGCCATTGCTACAAAAACAGCAGAATTTGTTCAGAAATTAGCAGGTACAAACACTAAAATTCTTGATACACGAAAAACAACTCCGGGAATTCGGGCTCTTGAAAAATGGGCGGTTAAAATTGGAGGAGGTGAGAATCACCGTTTTGCGTTGTATGATATGGTGATGTTAAAGGACAACCATATAGATTTTGCAGGAGGAATCACAAAAGCTATTGAAAAGACTAAGCTTTATCTAAATGAAAAAGGTCTGGATCTTAAAATTATCGTAGAAGCCAGAAACATAAATGAAATCAAGGAAATTCTTAAAACAGAAGGAGTTTATAGAATTCTTATTGATAATTTTAATTATGAAGATACTCGTAAGGCTGTAGAGCTCATAAATGGTAAATGTCTCACAGAGTCCAGCGGTGGAATTACACTTGAAACCGCTAGAAGCTATGCTGAATGTGGTGTGGATTTTATTTCCAGTGGAGCTTTAACTCACTCCGTTTATAACCTTGATCTGAGTTTAAAAGCCGTATAG